A window from Actinomycetospora corticicola encodes these proteins:
- the moaC gene encoding cyclic pyranopterin monophosphate synthase MoaC: MSAAQGDAAPRSSTAGRGLTHVDETGAARMVDVGDKEVTRRVATASGVLRTTDEVCAALRDGTVPKGDALATARIAGIMGAKRTPDLIPLCHPIPLAGVTVDLEVGDAEVWITATARSADRTGVEMEALTAVSVAGLALHDMVKALDPAATMDGVRLERKEGGRSGVWTRPEGR; this comes from the coding sequence GTGAGCGCGGCGCAGGGAGACGCGGCGCCGCGGAGCTCGACCGCCGGGCGGGGACTGACGCACGTCGACGAGACCGGCGCCGCGCGCATGGTCGACGTCGGCGACAAGGAGGTCACCCGGCGGGTGGCCACGGCGAGCGGGGTGCTGCGCACCACCGACGAGGTGTGCGCCGCCCTGCGCGACGGCACGGTGCCCAAGGGCGACGCCCTGGCCACCGCCCGGATCGCCGGGATCATGGGCGCCAAGCGCACCCCCGACCTCATCCCGCTGTGCCACCCGATCCCGCTCGCCGGCGTCACGGTGGACCTCGAGGTGGGCGACGCCGAGGTGTGGATCACGGCGACCGCGCGGAGCGCCGACCGCACCGGGGTGGAGATGGAGGCGTTGACCGCGGTGTCGGTCGCGGGCCTCGCGCTGCACGACATGGTCAAGGCGCTCGACCCGGCCGCGACCATGGACGGGGTGCGGCTCGAGCGCAAGGAAGGTGGACGCTCCGGCGTCTGGACGAGGCCGGAGGGACGCTAG
- a CDS encoding MogA/MoaB family molybdenum cofactor biosynthesis protein has product MAEPLRRARVITASNRASAGVYSDRGGPVIVDWLRERGWTADDPQVVPDGEPVAEALRAAVAERVQLVLTTGGTGISPTDGTPEATRSVLDYEVPGIADAVRAAGASTVPTSMLSRGVAGVAGRTLVVNLPGSPGGVRDGLSVLEPVLEHAVDQIQGGDHQ; this is encoded by the coding sequence ATGGCGGAGCCGTTGCGACGGGCACGGGTGATCACGGCGTCGAACCGGGCGTCGGCGGGGGTGTACTCCGACCGCGGTGGGCCGGTGATCGTCGACTGGCTGCGCGAGCGCGGCTGGACCGCCGACGACCCGCAGGTGGTTCCCGACGGCGAGCCGGTGGCGGAGGCGCTGCGGGCGGCGGTCGCGGAGCGCGTGCAGCTCGTCCTGACGACGGGTGGCACCGGCATCTCGCCGACCGACGGCACTCCGGAGGCCACCCGGTCCGTGCTGGACTACGAGGTGCCCGGGATCGCCGACGCGGTGCGCGCGGCCGGGGCCTCGACGGTGCCGACCAGCATGCTGTCCCGCGGGGTCGCCGGCGTCGCGGGGCGCACACTGGTGGTGAACCTGCCCGGCTCGCCGGGCGGGGTGCGCGACGGACTGTCGGTGCTCGAGCCGGTGCTCGAGCACGCCGTCGACCAGATCCAGGGAGGGGACCACCAGTGA
- a CDS encoding molybdenum cofactor biosynthesis protein MoaE, producing MSAPTERATVLRAAVGEEPLDVAEHAALVDGPRSGAVVTFSGVVRDHDHGRSVRALDYEGHPSAGSVVEKVAAEIAGRFEGVTAIAVSHRVGPLAIGDVALACAVAAEHRREAFDACSDLVDEVKRQLPVWKRQEFADGSEEWVNCP from the coding sequence GTGAGTGCACCGACGGAGCGGGCCACCGTGCTGCGGGCGGCCGTGGGCGAGGAGCCGCTCGACGTCGCCGAGCACGCCGCGCTGGTGGACGGGCCGCGCAGCGGTGCGGTGGTGACGTTCTCGGGGGTCGTGCGCGACCACGACCACGGCCGCTCGGTCCGGGCGCTCGACTACGAGGGACACCCGTCGGCGGGCTCCGTGGTGGAGAAGGTGGCGGCCGAGATCGCCGGGCGCTTCGAGGGCGTCACCGCGATCGCCGTGTCGCACCGGGTCGGTCCGCTCGCGATCGGGGACGTCGCCCTGGCGTGTGCCGTGGCCGCCGAGCACCGGCGCGAGGCGTTCGACGCCTGCAGCGACCTGGTCGACGAGGTGAAGCGGCAGCTGCCGGTGTGGAAGCGCCAGGAGTTCGCGGACGGCTCCGAAGAGTGGGTCAACTGCCCGTAG
- a CDS encoding transglycosylase family protein produces MLRNSESSLAHVLIRKAAQLTLVGALAATPLALTAGTASADTDWDALAKCESSGNWSTNTGNGFSGGLQFTPSTWKAFGGSGSAHNASREEQIQVAERVKAAQGMNAWPTCSKKTGNTSNSANSGSSSKSSSKSSSKSSSSGSSGSSKKQSSETEAIKAPAPSAVAPAGGYTVVSGDTLSSIAAAHGVNWQQVAQRNGITNPDAISVGQQLALS; encoded by the coding sequence ATGCTTCGTAATTCCGAGTCCTCGCTGGCGCACGTCCTCATCCGGAAGGCTGCCCAGCTGACGCTGGTCGGTGCGCTCGCGGCGACCCCGCTCGCGCTCACGGCCGGCACCGCCTCCGCCGACACGGACTGGGATGCCCTCGCCAAGTGCGAGAGCAGCGGTAACTGGTCGACGAACACCGGCAACGGGTTCTCCGGCGGCCTGCAGTTCACGCCGTCCACCTGGAAGGCGTTCGGCGGGTCGGGCAGCGCCCACAACGCCAGCCGCGAGGAGCAGATCCAGGTCGCCGAGCGCGTCAAGGCCGCGCAGGGCATGAACGCCTGGCCGACCTGCTCCAAGAAGACCGGCAACACCTCGAACAGCGCCAACAGCGGTTCGTCGTCGAAGTCCTCGTCGAAGTCCTCGTCGAAGTCCTCGTCGTCGGGCTCCTCCGGGTCGTCGAAGAAGCAGAGCAGCGAGACCGAGGCCATCAAGGCCCCGGCTCCCTCGGCCGTCGCCCCCGCCGGTGGCTACACCGTCGTCTCCGGCGACACCCTGAGCTCGATCGCCGCCGCCCACGGCGTGAACTGGCAGCAGGTCGCGCAGCGCAACGGCATCACGAACCCCGACGCCATCTCCGTCGGGCAGCAGCTCGCCCTGAGCTGA
- a CDS encoding AAA family ATPase, whose product MTAASEFDRPDAVAAALERTGYLADPGLASAAFLAMRMGRPLFCEGEPGTGKTALAQALAQVLDAPLVRLQCHEGIDAAQALYDWDFPRQLLHLRTMEAAATASGDALDADAVEASLYDRRFLLARPVLEALQTTPSVLLIDEVDRADDEFEAFLLEVLAENSVTIPEIGVVRAETPPLVVLTSNRTREVHDALKRRCLYLWLEHPDLAREVAILKSRMPQLSDELAQQVAQAVHRLRGLDLLKPPGVAESLDWAAALELIGARHLDLESATTTLGAVLKYREDADRARDALDALLAS is encoded by the coding sequence GTGACCGCCGCCTCCGAATTCGACCGGCCCGATGCCGTCGCCGCCGCCCTCGAACGCACCGGATACCTCGCCGACCCGGGCCTCGCGTCCGCGGCGTTCCTCGCCATGCGCATGGGGCGGCCGCTGTTCTGCGAGGGGGAGCCGGGCACCGGCAAGACGGCGCTCGCGCAGGCGCTGGCGCAGGTGCTCGACGCGCCGCTCGTGCGGCTGCAGTGCCACGAGGGCATCGACGCGGCGCAGGCCCTCTACGACTGGGACTTCCCGCGGCAGCTCCTGCACCTGCGCACGATGGAGGCCGCCGCCACCGCCTCCGGTGACGCGCTGGACGCCGACGCGGTCGAGGCCTCGCTCTACGACCGGCGCTTCCTGCTCGCCCGGCCCGTGCTCGAGGCCCTCCAGACGACGCCGAGCGTGCTGCTCATCGACGAGGTCGACCGGGCCGACGACGAGTTCGAGGCCTTCCTGCTCGAGGTGCTCGCCGAGAACTCGGTGACGATCCCCGAGATCGGGGTCGTGCGGGCCGAGACGCCGCCGCTCGTCGTCCTGACCTCCAACCGCACCCGCGAGGTGCACGACGCGCTCAAGCGCCGCTGTCTGTACCTGTGGCTCGAGCACCCCGATCTCGCCCGCGAGGTCGCGATCCTCAAGTCCCGGATGCCGCAGCTCTCCGACGAGCTGGCCCAGCAGGTGGCGCAGGCCGTGCACCGCCTGCGCGGCCTGGACCTGCTCAAGCCGCCCGGCGTCGCGGAGTCGTTGGACTGGGCCGCGGCGCTCGAGCTCATCGGCGCGCGGCATCTCGACCTCGAGTCGGCGACGACCACGCTCGGCGCGGTGCTGAAGTACCGGGAGGACGCCGACCGCGCCCGCGACGCGCTGGACGCCCTGCTCGCCTCATGA
- a CDS encoding vWA domain-containing protein, translating to MTAADRGGSTDGPAPRAHAGAVLAGGIIDALAAPPDEDAVLRDFVAFTRLLRNAGVPVTSDRTATYLRALREIDLASEVATYWAGRLTLCGDPDDVARYDHAFFAWFSSDPREQRMGRPAPPKPRAATIAALTPPPGQGQGDENDDTPELKVAASGEEVLRDRDIADLTISEREHIRRMLALLTPTPPRRRARRRRPNSRGEPDPRRTLRATLRHAGEIPGLSRKNRRERPRRVVILLDVSGSMAPYADALLRFAHVLTRRTPQAVETFTLGTRLTRVTRELRQRDPERALRDAGNTIPDWSGGTRLGEVLAAFLDRWGQRGVARRAVVVIFSDGWERGGTELLGEQMERLARLAHAVVWVNPHAGKRGYEPVQGGIAAALPHVDRLLAGHSLATLQELTEVLADA from the coding sequence ATGACCGCGGCCGACCGGGGCGGGAGCACCGACGGCCCGGCACCCCGGGCGCACGCCGGGGCCGTCCTGGCGGGCGGGATCATCGACGCCCTGGCGGCGCCGCCCGACGAGGACGCCGTGCTGCGCGATTTCGTCGCCTTCACGCGCCTGTTGCGCAACGCCGGGGTGCCCGTCACCTCCGACCGCACTGCGACCTACCTGCGCGCGCTGCGCGAGATCGACCTCGCCAGCGAGGTGGCGACCTACTGGGCGGGGCGGCTGACGCTCTGCGGCGATCCCGACGACGTCGCGCGCTACGACCACGCCTTCTTCGCCTGGTTCTCCTCCGACCCGCGCGAGCAGCGGATGGGGCGGCCGGCCCCGCCGAAGCCGCGCGCGGCGACGATCGCGGCGCTCACCCCGCCGCCGGGGCAGGGGCAGGGCGACGAGAACGACGACACCCCCGAGCTCAAGGTGGCCGCCTCCGGGGAGGAGGTGCTGCGCGACCGCGACATCGCGGACCTGACGATCAGCGAGCGCGAGCACATCCGCCGCATGCTCGCCCTGCTCACCCCGACGCCGCCGCGTCGTCGGGCCCGCCGTCGCCGACCGAATTCCCGCGGCGAGCCGGACCCCCGGCGCACGCTGCGCGCGACGCTGCGCCACGCGGGCGAGATTCCGGGACTGTCGCGGAAGAACCGTCGCGAGCGGCCGCGCCGCGTCGTGATCCTGCTCGACGTGTCGGGCTCGATGGCCCCGTACGCCGACGCGCTGCTGCGGTTCGCGCACGTCCTCACCCGCCGGACCCCGCAGGCCGTCGAGACCTTCACCCTCGGCACCCGGTTGACCCGCGTGACGCGGGAGCTCCGCCAGCGCGACCCCGAACGCGCCCTGCGCGACGCGGGCAACACCATCCCGGACTGGTCCGGCGGCACCCGGCTCGGCGAGGTGCTGGCGGCGTTCCTCGATCGCTGGGGACAGCGTGGGGTGGCCCGGCGGGCCGTCGTCGTGATCTTCTCCGACGGCTGGGAGCGGGGCGGGACGGAACTGCTCGGCGAGCAGATGGAGCGCCTGGCCCGGTTGGCCCACGCGGTGGTGTGGGTGAACCCGCACGCCGGCAAGCGCGGGTACGAGCCGGTCCAGGGGGGAATCGCCGCGGCCCTCCCGCACGTTGACCGGTTGCTGGCCGGACACTCGCTGGCCACGTTGCAGGAGCTCACGGAGGTGCTCGCCGATGCGTGA
- a CDS encoding XdhC family protein has protein sequence MRDVLGTLEGWWSEGRSAALATVVGTFRSAPRQPGASMLVGPTGEAVGSVSGGCVEGAVYELGSDVLRGEDPTLQRYGVSDDDAFAVGLTCGGILDVFVEQVDRETYPQLGEIAAAVREHRPVATATIVSGPGVGRRLVVWPDRTEGSLGSPRLDDAVRDDTRGLLAAGRTTLVTYGTDGERRGEGLGVFVESFAPPPRLIVFGAIDFAAAVARMGTFLGMRVTVCDARPVFATSSRFPEAHEVIVEWPHRYLAAEAEAGRVDGRTALAVLTHDPKFDVPLLEVALRLPEIGYIGAMGSRRTHHDRLERLREAGVTDAELGRMSSPIGLDLGARTPEETAVSIAAEMIAHQWGGDGTPLSDRQGPIHGDSNVEPGIQASELATGAR, from the coding sequence ATGCGTGACGTGCTGGGAACCCTCGAGGGATGGTGGTCGGAGGGCCGGTCGGCGGCGCTCGCGACCGTCGTCGGGACCTTCCGGTCCGCGCCCCGCCAGCCCGGGGCCTCGATGCTGGTCGGACCCACCGGCGAGGCCGTCGGCAGCGTGTCCGGCGGGTGCGTGGAGGGCGCGGTCTACGAGCTCGGCTCCGACGTGCTGCGCGGGGAGGACCCCACGCTGCAGCGCTACGGGGTCTCCGACGACGATGCCTTCGCGGTCGGGCTGACCTGCGGCGGCATCCTCGACGTGTTCGTCGAGCAGGTCGACCGCGAGACCTACCCGCAGCTCGGCGAGATCGCCGCGGCCGTCCGCGAGCACCGCCCGGTGGCCACCGCGACCATCGTCTCCGGGCCCGGTGTCGGGCGCCGCCTCGTGGTGTGGCCCGACCGCACCGAGGGATCGCTCGGCAGCCCGCGGCTCGACGACGCCGTCCGCGACGACACCCGGGGGCTGCTCGCCGCCGGGCGCACCACCCTCGTGACCTACGGGACCGACGGCGAGCGCCGCGGCGAGGGGCTCGGGGTGTTCGTCGAGTCGTTCGCCCCGCCGCCCCGGCTCATCGTGTTCGGCGCCATCGACTTCGCCGCCGCGGTCGCGCGCATGGGCACCTTCCTCGGCATGCGGGTCACGGTGTGCGACGCGCGCCCGGTGTTCGCCACCTCGAGCCGCTTCCCCGAGGCCCACGAGGTCATCGTGGAGTGGCCGCACCGCTACCTCGCGGCGGAGGCGGAGGCGGGCCGGGTCGACGGCCGCACCGCCCTCGCCGTGCTCACCCACGACCCGAAGTTCGACGTCCCGCTGCTCGAGGTGGCCCTGCGGCTGCCCGAGATCGGCTACATCGGGGCGATGGGGTCGCGCCGCACCCACCACGACCGCCTGGAGCGGCTCCGCGAGGCCGGGGTCACCGACGCCGAGCTCGGGCGGATGTCCAGCCCGATCGGGCTCGACCTCGGCGCGCGCACCCCGGAGGAGACCGCGGTGTCGATCGCCGCGGAGATGATCGCCCACCAGTGGGGCGGGGACGGCACGCCGCTCTCCGACCGCCAGGGCCCGATCCACGGCGACTCGAACGTCGAACCCGGCATCCAGGCGTCCGAACTGGCGACGGGCGCTCGCTGA
- a CDS encoding iron-containing alcohol dehydrogenase has product MDYTEQPNQRWGGGSVVLVDSVTRAGESLVVSRRRVAAETPTGPAPTPRDAATGRGHLQSGPETPRLAKFHVPEIVFGSGSLSEAAHAAARLGARRPLLVTDEGLLAAGWPQQLSRHLHDAGMRPAVWSGVTPNPKDHEIAAGHECYRAERCDVLVAVGGGSVIDAAKGIALLAGNGGVITDFEGVDRMVNPIPPMVMVPATSGTGADVSQFCIVTDTLRNTKITILGRALVPDVSVVDPQLLTTMPDWLNAATGLDALTHGIEAYVSRAHNPLTDHHALQAISLVGGHLERTMDHPLEQESRVFMAQAALEAGLAFTNAILGAAHAMSHQVGGLLDLPHGVINGILLPHVVRFNAEPDPARFVPIAQALGFAEVSGGRCSDAMAEDAAEWAAEEVRRLADELGVPKGLAEIGVTEDDVAQLATMTMADACLSTNPREATRDDIEALFRQAL; this is encoded by the coding sequence GTGGACTACACCGAGCAGCCGAACCAACGGTGGGGAGGGGGCAGCGTGGTCCTCGTCGACTCCGTGACCCGTGCGGGCGAATCGCTGGTGGTGAGCCGGCGCAGGGTGGCGGCGGAGACCCCGACGGGGCCCGCTCCCACGCCACGTGACGCCGCCACCGGGCGCGGTCACCTGCAGTCGGGGCCGGAGACGCCGCGCCTCGCCAAGTTCCACGTCCCGGAGATCGTGTTCGGGTCGGGCTCGCTCTCCGAGGCCGCCCACGCGGCGGCGCGCCTCGGCGCGCGCCGCCCGCTGCTCGTCACCGACGAGGGCCTGCTCGCGGCTGGCTGGCCGCAGCAGCTCAGCCGCCACCTGCACGACGCCGGGATGCGGCCGGCGGTGTGGAGCGGGGTCACGCCCAACCCCAAGGACCACGAGATCGCCGCCGGGCACGAGTGCTATCGCGCCGAGCGGTGCGACGTGCTCGTGGCCGTGGGCGGCGGATCGGTGATCGACGCCGCGAAGGGCATCGCCCTGCTCGCGGGCAACGGGGGCGTGATCACCGACTTCGAGGGCGTCGACCGCATGGTCAACCCCATCCCGCCGATGGTGATGGTGCCCGCCACCTCCGGGACCGGGGCCGACGTCAGCCAGTTCTGCATCGTCACCGACACCCTGCGGAACACCAAGATCACGATCCTCGGCCGGGCGCTTGTGCCCGACGTCTCGGTGGTCGACCCGCAGCTGCTCACGACGATGCCCGACTGGCTGAACGCCGCGACCGGGCTCGACGCGCTCACCCACGGCATCGAGGCCTACGTGTCGCGGGCGCACAACCCGCTGACCGACCACCACGCGCTGCAGGCGATCTCGCTGGTCGGCGGGCACCTCGAGCGCACGATGGACCATCCGCTCGAGCAGGAGTCGCGGGTCTTCATGGCCCAGGCCGCGCTCGAGGCGGGCCTCGCCTTCACCAACGCGATCCTCGGCGCGGCGCACGCGATGAGCCACCAGGTCGGCGGCCTGCTCGACCTGCCCCACGGCGTGATCAACGGGATCCTGCTGCCGCACGTCGTGCGGTTCAACGCGGAGCCCGATCCGGCCCGCTTCGTGCCGATCGCCCAGGCCCTCGGCTTCGCCGAGGTCAGCGGCGGCCGCTGCTCGGACGCGATGGCGGAGGACGCGGCCGAGTGGGCGGCGGAGGAGGTCCGGCGGCTGGCCGACGAGCTCGGCGTCCCGAAGGGGCTGGCCGAGATCGGGGTGACCGAGGACGACGTCGCGCAGCTCGCGACGATGACGATGGCGGACGCCTGCCTGTCGACCAATCCCCGGGAAGCCACGCGGGACGACATCGAGGCGCTGTTCCGGCAGGCCCTGTAG
- a CDS encoding MadS family sensor histidine kinase, producing the protein MTEHRISGRDTDPGLDLDLLTGIRSGKPSFYVEYLASAERLRRVIHALDRISRALVRTTEGPGTLVRSVAEAASEHLTAHWVVFALADGALPEASPRHLVLGPDLAEVPFAEVPRDGDGAAAEAGAPELPPYVLRHLHAVRRGDHDESDLNAGDGAAADPHPHDPHHLHVPVRLDGTVVGEIVAWTGVERRIDATDASVLRVLASQTAAALQNSALHQRTLRLYDEASRHAEDLAARNEQLQRTRDALTVARQREVLDSERHRIARELHDSVTQYALSAGMQIEVVRSEIRDERQRERLETAKQLTRRAVEQLRSAIYALNHSGEHGHRSLPAMLEELSTVHMPSDLRVEVRIEGRPVSLPSAAERSLFRVAGEALFNAAVHAEATVAVVRLSFRKDRLVLSVADDGTGDPERVRRSLRVSAAGDLDGSHRGLANMAERAREFGGVLQVQRARQGGIRVQVSVPLPIEARPQPSEATEAAAEPSGTTGTAGGPTGEDGPGPNDAGSTT; encoded by the coding sequence GTGACCGAGCACCGCATCTCCGGCCGCGACACGGACCCCGGCCTCGATCTGGACCTGCTCACCGGCATCCGTTCGGGCAAGCCCTCGTTCTACGTCGAGTATCTCGCCTCCGCCGAGCGGCTGCGACGGGTCATCCACGCGCTCGACCGGATCAGCCGGGCCCTGGTGCGGACCACCGAGGGGCCGGGCACCCTCGTGCGCTCGGTCGCCGAGGCCGCCTCGGAGCACCTCACCGCCCACTGGGTGGTCTTCGCCCTCGCCGACGGCGCGCTCCCGGAGGCCTCGCCCCGCCACCTCGTGCTCGGGCCCGATCTCGCCGAGGTGCCGTTCGCCGAGGTGCCCCGCGACGGGGACGGGGCCGCTGCGGAGGCCGGGGCGCCGGAGCTGCCGCCGTACGTCCTGCGACACCTGCACGCCGTCCGCCGCGGCGACCACGACGAGTCCGACCTGAACGCGGGCGACGGTGCGGCGGCCGACCCGCACCCGCACGACCCCCACCACCTCCACGTGCCGGTCCGGCTCGACGGCACGGTGGTGGGCGAGATCGTCGCGTGGACCGGGGTCGAGCGGCGCATCGACGCCACCGACGCCTCGGTGCTGCGCGTCCTCGCGAGCCAGACCGCGGCGGCGCTGCAGAACTCGGCGCTGCACCAGCGGACGCTGCGGCTCTACGACGAGGCCAGCCGCCACGCGGAGGACCTCGCGGCCCGCAACGAACAGCTCCAGCGCACCCGCGACGCGCTCACCGTCGCCCGGCAGCGCGAGGTGCTCGACTCGGAGCGCCACCGCATCGCCCGGGAACTGCACGACTCGGTCACGCAGTACGCGCTCTCGGCGGGCATGCAGATCGAGGTGGTGCGCTCGGAGATCCGGGACGAGCGGCAGCGGGAACGGCTGGAGACCGCGAAGCAGCTCACCCGACGCGCGGTCGAGCAGCTGCGGTCGGCCATCTACGCCCTCAACCACTCCGGCGAGCACGGCCACCGGAGCCTGCCGGCGATGCTCGAGGAGCTCTCCACCGTCCACATGCCCTCCGACCTGCGGGTGGAGGTCCGGATCGAGGGACGGCCGGTGTCGTTGCCCTCGGCCGCGGAACGGTCGCTGTTCCGCGTCGCGGGGGAGGCCCTGTTCAACGCGGCGGTGCACGCGGAGGCCACGGTGGCGGTCGTGCGGCTCTCGTTCCGCAAGGACCGCCTCGTGCTCTCGGTCGCCGACGACGGGACCGGCGACCCCGAGCGCGTCCGCCGCTCGCTACGGGTGTCGGCTGCGGGCGACCTCGACGGCTCGCACCGGGGGCTCGCGAACATGGCCGAGCGGGCCCGCGAGTTCGGCGGCGTCCTGCAGGTGCAGCGTGCCCGCCAGGGCGGGATCCGCGTGCAGGTGAGCGTCCCGCTGCCCATCGAGGCCCGCCCGCAACCGAGCGAGGCCACCGAGGCCGCCGCAGAACCGTCGGGAACGACAGGGACGGCGGGTGGCCCGACGGGCGAGGATGGGCCTGGTCCGAACGACGCTGGGAGCACGACATGA
- a CDS encoding MadR family response regulator transcription factor — MTDIRIPARAAVRRGEVRIVLVDDHAIVRQGLRSVLEREPQLAIVGEASSAAEALAVVAHERPSIVLLDLKLSTSSDSEGLQLCRQLTQAHPGVGVLVLTTFLDDRLVVEAVHAGARGYVVKDVDTTELIAAIRAVSRGESAFDSRSAAAVVRSLNGQQPHGETLTGRELDVLRLLARGMSNRTIGRELFISETTVKFHVGNLMRKLDVSRRAEAVYAASKMGLI, encoded by the coding sequence ATGACCGACATCCGCATCCCCGCCCGCGCGGCGGTCCGCCGGGGCGAGGTCCGCATCGTGCTGGTCGACGACCACGCGATCGTCCGCCAGGGCCTGCGCTCGGTGCTGGAACGGGAACCGCAGCTCGCCATCGTCGGGGAGGCCTCCTCGGCGGCCGAGGCGCTCGCCGTCGTCGCCCACGAGCGACCCTCGATCGTGCTGCTCGACCTGAAGCTCTCCACGAGCTCGGACTCCGAGGGCCTGCAGCTGTGCCGCCAGCTCACCCAGGCCCACCCCGGCGTCGGGGTGCTGGTGCTGACGACGTTCCTCGACGACCGGCTCGTCGTCGAGGCCGTCCACGCCGGCGCCCGCGGCTACGTGGTCAAGGACGTCGACACCACGGAGCTGATCGCCGCGATCCGTGCGGTGTCGCGCGGCGAGTCCGCGTTCGACTCGCGTTCCGCGGCCGCCGTGGTCCGCTCGCTGAACGGGCAGCAGCCGCACGGCGAGACGCTCACCGGCCGCGAGCTCGACGTGCTGCGCCTGCTGGCCCGGGGCATGAGCAACCGCACCATCGGCCGCGAGCTGTTCATCTCCGAGACGACGGTGAAGTTCCACGTCGGGAACCTCATGCGCAAGCTCGACGTCTCCCGCCGCGCGGAGGCCGTCTACGCCGCCTCGAAGATGGGACTCATCTGA
- a CDS encoding sigma-70 family RNA polymerase sigma factor: MDPTELAGRFAAHRPHLLAVAGRLVGPHAAEDAVQEAWLRLARQDDPDAIDNLAGWLTTVVARIALNQLRARRPDAEEPEDLPDDDPGAESLAVSADAVGPALTLVLDRLSPAERLAFVLHDVFGLPFEEIAPIVDRSVAATRQLASRGRRRVRGLPDAGASRAPAEVVSAFLAAARDGDFGALLELLDPEVVLRADPVAVRMATANAGRGAPELAPEVPGADAVARVFAGRAQAAVPVLIDGVPGLVYATPKRVVSMFRFTVVDGLVTAMEVVGDPRTIDGTEVVFT; encoded by the coding sequence ATGGACCCGACCGAGCTGGCCGGGCGGTTCGCCGCCCACCGGCCCCACCTGCTGGCCGTCGCCGGGCGGCTCGTCGGCCCCCACGCCGCCGAGGACGCCGTGCAGGAGGCGTGGCTGCGCCTCGCCCGGCAGGACGACCCCGACGCCATCGACAACCTCGCCGGCTGGCTCACCACGGTGGTCGCGCGGATCGCGCTCAACCAGCTCCGGGCCCGGCGTCCGGACGCCGAGGAGCCGGAGGACCTCCCCGACGACGACCCGGGCGCCGAGTCCCTCGCCGTCTCGGCGGACGCCGTCGGGCCCGCGCTCACCCTCGTCCTCGACCGCCTCTCCCCCGCCGAACGGCTCGCGTTCGTGCTGCACGACGTCTTCGGGCTGCCGTTCGAGGAGATCGCGCCGATCGTCGACCGCTCGGTCGCCGCCACCCGCCAGCTCGCCAGCCGGGGCCGGCGGCGGGTCCGGGGCCTTCCCGACGCCGGGGCCTCCCGCGCCCCGGCGGAGGTGGTCTCGGCCTTCCTGGCCGCCGCCCGGGACGGGGACTTCGGGGCGCTCCTGGAACTGCTCGACCCCGAGGTCGTGCTGCGCGCGGACCCGGTGGCCGTGCGGATGGCGACGGCGAACGCCGGCCGGGGCGCCCCCGAACTCGCCCCCGAGGTGCCCGGCGCCGACGCGGTGGCCCGCGTGTTCGCCGGCCGCGCCCAGGCCGCGGTGCCGGTGCTCATCGATGGTGTGCCGGGCCTGGTGTACGCGACCCCGAAACGGGTCGTGTCGATGTTCCGGTTCACCGTCGTCGACGGCCTGGTCACCGCGATGGAGGTCGTGGGCGACCCACGGACCATCGACGGGACCGAGGTGGTCTTCACCTGA
- a CDS encoding carboxymuconolactone decarboxylase family protein — translation MTTSIALEPRMPNPAAILPGVGEAIGGLIAATRAGGLPEPLLALVHLRVSLINGCASCVHGGTVEARAQGETDDRLATVGVWREAPWFTDEERVALELAEHVTRLADAGDAVPDALWSEVVRVFDEPARAALLLWIAVVNLFNRCNAPIRHVAGSGW, via the coding sequence ATGACCACCAGCATCGCGCTCGAGCCCCGCATGCCCAACCCCGCCGCAATCCTGCCCGGCGTGGGCGAGGCGATCGGCGGGCTGATCGCGGCCACCCGCGCGGGCGGCCTGCCCGAGCCCCTCCTGGCGCTGGTCCACCTGCGCGTCAGCCTGATCAACGGGTGCGCGTCATGCGTGCACGGGGGCACGGTCGAGGCGCGGGCGCAGGGCGAGACCGACGACCGCCTCGCCACGGTCGGCGTCTGGCGCGAGGCGCCCTGGTTCACCGACGAGGAGCGGGTCGCGCTCGAGCTCGCCGAGCATGTCACGCGGCTCGCCGACGCCGGGGACGCGGTGCCGGACGCCCTGTGGTCGGAGGTGGTGCGGGTGTTCGACGAGCCGGCCCGCGCGGCCCTGCTGCTGTGGATCGCCGTGGTCAACCTGTTCAACCGCTGCAACGCGCCGATCCGGCACGTCGCGGGGAGCGGGTGGTGA